DNA from Cetobacterium somerae ATCC BAA-474:
ACGTATCAGGTATTCTGATTTTTTTCTTCATTTGTTTCCTCCTAAAAAATTATGCTTCGCCTAAAGAAGTAATATATATTCCAAAAAAAAAGACATACCAAGTGGTATGCCTAAATAGCTTAAATTATCTTACTTAAAAATTTTAAATATGAATTAATAAGCGTATTGTTATGGCAGCATCACAACACAAATATATTACAAACATCTTCGCCATCGGCCTTAGGCTCCGTTTTACTAAGAATAGTATACTATAAATTTGGTCAAAGTGTCAAATGTAAAAAGTTTTAAAAAATGTCTTAAAAATTAGTACTAAAGTCTTTTAATTTATTAAAGTTCTTTTACAATGAACAATAGTACTAAAAAAATGTAAAAAAACTATTGTATTTTAATTTTATATGTGTTATTATTCTTGAAAATAAAAAATAATTTTCAAAAGGGACGGTGAAGAACTATGAGTAACGAAAGAGGTAATTGGGGATCAAGTGTTGGATTTGTTTTAGCGGCGGCAGGATCAGCTATAGGGCTTGGAAATTTATGGAAGTTTCCTTACTTAGCAGGAAAGAATGGAGGAGGAGCATTTGTAATTGTCTATTTATCTTTAATAGTAATACTAGGTTTTTCCCTTATGTTAGGTGAGATGGCAATAGGTAGAAGAGGAAAGTCTGATGCCTTTGGTTCATATAATAATATTAAAAAAGGTTGGGGATTCATTGGAATCTTTGGAATTTTATGTTGTTTTATTATCTATTCATACTATGTTGTAATTGCAGGATGGATTGTAAAATATATCGGTATGTTTATTAGAGGTGGACTTACAGAGGACCCAGTAACAACATTTGGGAATTTTATCTCTTCTGGAACTTCACCAATTATATATAGCTTTGTTATTGTTGTAGTAACGGCATTAATCGTTTTAAAAGGTGTATCTGGTGGAATTGAAAAAGCAAGTAAAATAATGATGCCAATTCTATTTGTATTTATGTTGATTATCGTTGCAAGATCAGTAACTCTTCCAAATGCAATGGAAGGGATTAAATATTTCCTAAAACCTGATTTCTCACAGATTACTCCTGCAGTTGTAATTGCAGCTCTAGGACAGGTTTTCTTCTCACTAAGTTTAGGTATGGGTGCTATGATAACTTATGGTAGTTACCTTCCAAAGGATACTAACCTAGTTAAAAGTGCTCTTTGTATACCTGTACTAGATACACTAATAGCTTTACTTGCAGGACTTGCTATCCTTCCAGCAGTATTCTCATTTGGACTTGAGCCAACAGCTGGACCAGGATTAATCTTTATAACTTTACCAAAAGTATTTGCATCAATGCCAATGGGTAACTTATTTGGAATTATCTTCTTCGTACTTGTGCTATTTGCAGCTCTTACATCGACTATCTCATTATTAGAGGTTGTTGTATCATTTGTTGTGGATCAGATGAAGTTAGATAGAAAGAAAGCTACAATTTTAGTAAGTGGTTTAATTGCTGCATTTGCAATTCCAAACTCACACTCTTTTGGACCTTTAGCAGAGTTAAAAGTGTTCTTTGGATTAAACTTCTTTGATTTCTTAGGATACTTAACAGATAATATCTTACTACCAATGGGTGGATTACTTCTTTGTGTATTTGTTGGATTTATCTGGGATAAAGAGGATATTAAAAGAGAGATTACAAATGATGGTGAAGTGGCATTCCCATTCTTCTCAGTATGGATGATAGGAGTTAAATATTTAGGTATTCAACTTTTAGCACTAATTTTACTTCAAGCAGTTGGAGTTGTAGGAAGTGCTTTAAGCTTCTCACTAGCAGCTATATTTATGCTTCAAATCTTCTTTGATGTACTTGAAAATAGAAGAAAAGTAAAAACAGCCTAATAATTTTCCTAAAATATATTAAAGTGAATTAGTAGAAAGCACAGATTAAACTCTGTGCTTTTTGCTTTTTAAAAATTACAAGGAAAATAAAAAAAAATTTGTAGAATAGACTATATAGAGATTTTTTTCTTTTTATAATTTAAATTAAGGAGAGTGTTAGAATGGAAAAAAATATTAAACCAATTGATAAAACATTCATGGTAGGAAAATGGATGCCTTCAGACCAAGAAACATTAGTTGCTTGGATGAAAAAAATTATGGAAAAGGCAGATAAGCAAACAGGACCATTGTTGCCAACTGTTGAAAAATTAAAAAACTTCATTGAAACAGATCCAAAAGCTTATATGTTTTTTACTCAGATGTTTGATCAAGTTGCGAAAAATAAAACAAAATCACCAGCTGATTTACCTCAAGTTCGTGATTATCAGCATATGCTATCTCTTTTTAATGTAATTATGACTCATTCTCCAGAGTTTGATGAAACTGGGCTTGTAGGTTTTCCTTTTAACGCTATCTTAGATTGGTCTATGGCTACAACTGGTGGTTGGGCAGGATTTTTAGATGAAAAGATTAATTCACATCTTAAAAATATGTTAGATGAGTGGGCTGTATATCTTTCTTCAGCAGAAAGTGCTCATGTTTTAAATGATGATCCTAAAACAGGTTGGTTTGGAGCAGATGCTAAAAAAGCAATGCCAACATTTGTTGATGATTTTATTTGTGATCCAAATTTACCTCACCATGGTTTTACTTCATGGGATGACTTTTTCACACGTCGTTTTAGAGAGGGAGTTAGACCTATTGCTATGCCTGAAGATGACGCTATTGTTGTAAATGCTTGTGAATCTGCTCCATATAGATTAGTTAATAATGTTCAACTATATGATAAATTTTGGATAAAAGCACAACCTTATGCATTGAAATTTATGTTAGATAATGATCCATGGACTGAAAAATTTGTTGGTGGAACTGTTTATCAAGCATTTTTAAGTGCTCTTAGTTACCATCGTTGGCACGCACCAATCTCTGGAAAAGTTGTAAAAACAAAAATTATAAATGGAACATATTATTCACAAGCACTTAGTGTAGGACTTGATCCAGCAGGACCAAATGAATCACAAGGTTATATCTGTGAAGTTGCAACACGTGCTTTAATTTTTATTGAAGCGGACAATCCAGATATAGGTTTATTCTGTTTTATGGCTGTTGGAATGGCAGAAGTTTCAACATGTGACGTACGTGTTTTTGAAGGACAACATATTAAAAAAGGTCAAGAGTTAGGAATGTTCCATTTTGGTGGATCAACTCATTGTCTATTCTTTGGACCTCAAGTTGAAGTAGAGTTTAATTTACATAATCAAACTCCAGGACTTGATAGTTCAAATATTCCAGTAAATGCTCATTTAGCAACTGTAAAAAGAAAAAAATAAATAAATTAGTAAATAAATACACATATCAGAAAAACTAGGAGTATAAATTCTCCTAGTTTTTTATTTTATTATTCCCCTTCAAAAATGTTATAATAAAGACACAAAATTGTGAAGGAGGAGAGAGTGAAAAAGCTACTATTTTTACTAAAAATTTTAATAACTTTAATAGTTTTATTAGAAACTCTCTACGGTAGGGAGATTAACCCACTAAAGGCCTTTAC
Protein-coding regions in this window:
- a CDS encoding phosphatidylserine decarboxylase family protein codes for the protein MEKNIKPIDKTFMVGKWMPSDQETLVAWMKKIMEKADKQTGPLLPTVEKLKNFIETDPKAYMFFTQMFDQVAKNKTKSPADLPQVRDYQHMLSLFNVIMTHSPEFDETGLVGFPFNAILDWSMATTGGWAGFLDEKINSHLKNMLDEWAVYLSSAESAHVLNDDPKTGWFGADAKKAMPTFVDDFICDPNLPHHGFTSWDDFFTRRFREGVRPIAMPEDDAIVVNACESAPYRLVNNVQLYDKFWIKAQPYALKFMLDNDPWTEKFVGGTVYQAFLSALSYHRWHAPISGKVVKTKIINGTYYSQALSVGLDPAGPNESQGYICEVATRALIFIEADNPDIGLFCFMAVGMAEVSTCDVRVFEGQHIKKGQELGMFHFGGSTHCLFFGPQVEVEFNLHNQTPGLDSSNIPVNAHLATVKRKK
- a CDS encoding sodium-dependent transporter, with translation MSNERGNWGSSVGFVLAAAGSAIGLGNLWKFPYLAGKNGGGAFVIVYLSLIVILGFSLMLGEMAIGRRGKSDAFGSYNNIKKGWGFIGIFGILCCFIIYSYYVVIAGWIVKYIGMFIRGGLTEDPVTTFGNFISSGTSPIIYSFVIVVVTALIVLKGVSGGIEKASKIMMPILFVFMLIIVARSVTLPNAMEGIKYFLKPDFSQITPAVVIAALGQVFFSLSLGMGAMITYGSYLPKDTNLVKSALCIPVLDTLIALLAGLAILPAVFSFGLEPTAGPGLIFITLPKVFASMPMGNLFGIIFFVLVLFAALTSTISLLEVVVSFVVDQMKLDRKKATILVSGLIAAFAIPNSHSFGPLAELKVFFGLNFFDFLGYLTDNILLPMGGLLLCVFVGFIWDKEDIKREITNDGEVAFPFFSVWMIGVKYLGIQLLALILLQAVGVVGSALSFSLAAIFMLQIFFDVLENRRKVKTA